In the genome of Pseudobacteroides sp., the window CAGATTAATTTTTTCGCACACTAATAGTGGCTAGACTTATTCTCTAAAAACCATGGTGGCTCCGCTATTTCATAAGAGCTTCTTTCAATGCATTATACGCCGGTTTTGGATTTAGATTACTATCATATATGAGACCTCTGCCAGTACCTGGGAAAGTTCCTGGAATCCATGAAAACTTATCAGTAAAGCCCCAAACCACAAATGTTTTAACATTAGGGTTTCTCAAGGCAATTTCCATCAATGACTTGTAATTGCTTGCCTGTGT includes:
- a CDS encoding endo-1,4-beta-xylanase, producing TQASNYKSLMEIALRNPNVKTFVVWGFTDKFSWIPGTFPGTGRGLIYDSNLNPKPAYNALKEALMK